In a genomic window of Agarivorans albus:
- the sspA gene encoding stringent starvation protein SspA: MAVAANKRSVMTLYSGANDLYSHQVRIVLAEKGVSVEINQVDPDNLPEDLIDLNPYSSVPTLVDRELVLYQSQIIMEYLDERFPHPPLMPVYPVSRGSSRLMMHRIKNDWYTLVAQIEKGENAEAARKQLTESLLSIAPVFAEMPYFMSEEFSLVDCYLAPLLWRLPTLGIELEGAGSKEIKSYMIRVFDRESFQASLTDAEREIRDGFLG; the protein is encoded by the coding sequence ATGGCTGTAGCTGCCAACAAGCGTTCGGTAATGACGCTATACTCTGGTGCTAACGACTTATATAGTCATCAGGTACGTATCGTTTTGGCTGAGAAAGGCGTCAGCGTAGAAATTAATCAGGTAGATCCGGACAACTTACCGGAAGACTTAATTGATTTGAATCCGTACAGCTCTGTTCCAACCTTAGTTGATCGTGAATTGGTGTTGTACCAATCGCAGATCATCATGGAATACTTAGACGAGCGTTTTCCTCACCCACCGCTAATGCCGGTTTACCCTGTGTCGCGTGGTTCAAGCCGCCTTATGATGCACCGCATCAAAAACGACTGGTACACCTTGGTTGCGCAAATTGAAAAAGGTGAGAACGCCGAGGCTGCACGTAAGCAATTAACAGAAAGTCTGTTAAGCATTGCACCGGTTTTTGCTGAAATGCCTTACTTTATGAGTGAAGAATTCAGCTTAGTAGATTGCTACTTAGCACCACTACTATGGCGTTTGCCAACTTTAGGCATCGAGCTTGAAGGTGCGGGTTCTAAAGAAATCAAATCTTATATGATCCGTGTATTCGATCGTGAATCTTTCCAAGCTTCACTGACCGATGCAGAGCGTGAAATTCGCGATGGGTTTTTAGGTTAA
- a CDS encoding ClpXP protease specificity-enhancing factor, which yields MTPNRPYLLKAFFDWLLDNELTPHLVVDATQANVTVPSQFVNDGQIVLNIAPSAIAAFNMDLQHVSFSARFGGKPFQVYVPMAAVVAIYARENGAGTVFEPEAAYEQVEELESQPEDVSVKEDTPKKPTLTIVK from the coding sequence ATGACCCCAAATAGGCCTTATTTGCTTAAGGCTTTTTTTGATTGGTTGTTAGACAACGAGTTGACTCCTCACTTGGTGGTGGATGCTACCCAAGCTAACGTGACCGTGCCCAGCCAATTTGTTAATGATGGACAGATTGTTCTAAACATTGCTCCGTCGGCAATTGCGGCCTTTAATATGGACTTACAGCACGTAAGTTTTAGCGCACGCTTTGGTGGTAAACCGTTTCAGGTTTATGTGCCTATGGCAGCCGTTGTCGCGATTTATGCCCGAGAAAATGGTGCAGGTACCGTGTTTGAGCCAGAAGCTGCTTACGAGCAAGTGGAAGAGCTTGAGAGTCAGCCTGAAGATGTTTCGGTGAAAGAGGATACTCCGAAGAAGCCGACACTCACCATCGTAAAATAA
- the dolP gene encoding division/outer membrane stress-associated lipid-binding lipoprotein produces the protein MLRIITVVVLAGLLQACAGAVVVGAGVAAGAATDRRTIGTQFDDQTIELQALSELGKEENIWRESKLSVVALNGRVLVIGQTPNEEYFNKITQVVRDVSGVQQVLNEVRIKAPVSLGVRSNDSWITTKIKFKIYEDSKLPPGKIKVITEDSEVFLIGFVTAEEERLAIDIARHETGVAKVIKVFELIEAS, from the coding sequence ATGTTACGTATCATCACCGTTGTTGTTTTGGCAGGGCTACTACAAGCCTGTGCTGGAGCAGTTGTAGTGGGTGCCGGAGTAGCAGCAGGTGCAGCAACAGATAGGCGCACCATAGGCACTCAATTTGATGACCAAACGATAGAACTCCAAGCACTAAGTGAACTGGGCAAAGAAGAGAATATTTGGCGAGAAAGCAAGCTATCGGTGGTTGCGCTTAACGGCAGAGTACTGGTCATTGGCCAAACTCCGAATGAAGAATATTTCAACAAAATCACTCAAGTTGTCCGCGATGTAAGTGGTGTACAACAAGTGCTAAACGAAGTACGCATTAAAGCACCTGTATCTTTAGGTGTACGTAGCAATGACTCTTGGATTACCACCAAAATCAAGTTTAAGATCTACGAAGACAGTAAGCTTCCACCAGGTAAGATAAAAGTCATTACCGAAGACAGTGAAGTGTTTCTCATTGGTTTTGTTACCGCAGAAGAAGAACGCTTAGCGATTGATATTGCCCGCCACGAGACAGGCGTAGCCAAAGTGATTAAAGTATTTGAGCTGATAGAAGCCAGCTAA
- a CDS encoding D-sedoheptulose-7-phosphate isomerase, which produces MQERIKEIFRESIQTKIAAAEALPDAIEKATVIIAQALLNGNKLLIAGNSAGAALAQQFSANLVNRFDTERPSLPALALSTDSSVLSAIANDYSFDEVFAKQIRALGQQGDVLVAISDSGNCRNVIKAMEAAVNRDMTIIALTGKDGGEMAGLLSEQDVEIRVPGEQSVRINEVHLLALNSLCDLVDRTLFPQQED; this is translated from the coding sequence ATGCAAGAACGAATCAAAGAAATATTTAGAGAAAGCATACAAACCAAGATTGCCGCTGCAGAAGCACTACCCGATGCGATCGAAAAAGCTACAGTGATCATCGCTCAAGCATTGCTCAACGGTAACAAACTGCTCATTGCAGGCAATAGCGCAGGAGCGGCACTTGCTCAGCAGTTTTCAGCTAACTTGGTTAACCGCTTTGATACCGAACGCCCTAGCCTTCCAGCTTTAGCACTTAGCACCGACAGCTCAGTGCTAAGTGCCATTGCGAATGATTACTCCTTTGACGAAGTATTTGCCAAGCAAATTCGCGCATTAGGCCAGCAGGGCGATGTACTTGTTGCCATCTCCGATTCAGGTAACTGTCGCAACGTAATTAAAGCCATGGAAGCGGCAGTAAACCGCGACATGACAATTATTGCGCTAACCGGAAAAGATGGCGGTGAAATGGCCGGTCTGCTTAGCGAGCAAGACGTTGAAATTAGAGTGCCAGGTGAACAGAGCGTACGCATTAACGAAGTACACTTACTGGCCTTAAACAGTTTATGTGATTTAGTAGACCGTACGTTGTTTCCCCAACAGGAGGATTAA
- a CDS encoding YraN family protein, with product MNKGQAAEQQAASYLSKQGLRLIEQNYHCRRGEIDLICKQGDTWVFVEVKYRKSLSHGGAAAAVDQHKMHRILLSAQHYLQQKNLNQFDTAMRFDVVAIQEQAPYLEWFQNAFGE from the coding sequence TTGAATAAAGGGCAAGCTGCAGAGCAGCAAGCGGCTAGCTATCTAAGCAAGCAGGGTTTACGGCTGATTGAGCAAAACTATCATTGCCGCCGCGGCGAGATAGACCTAATTTGTAAACAGGGCGACACCTGGGTTTTTGTGGAAGTTAAATACCGCAAAAGCCTTAGCCATGGCGGAGCGGCTGCAGCGGTCGACCAGCACAAAATGCACCGTATACTGCTTAGCGCACAACACTATTTACAACAAAAAAATTTGAACCAATTTGATACTGCAATGCGTTTTGATGTTGTTGCTATTCAAGAGCAAGCACCTTACCTAGAATGGTTTCAGAACGCGTTTGGGGAATAA
- a CDS encoding penicillin-binding protein activator, whose protein sequence is MKHNLISALRYLSLSLMLLLAACSSGPTKPPIVAIDLPSIAVAPEHNAEFYLDQASIAPVEQTFEWELLAAKAYYQQGMFQAGDAVTTSLNKQANTVQRGAGLRLVSAYALELQGQYTPALALLDFDPAWQLPDDYWYAYFQARGNIYQKQNNPLAASGAFIELDRYLSEEAREANHQTIWQLLKPLTAFTLRSFQQPGNELRNGWLEIVAISNEPKQSPEKLVAKLQTWKTEYPAHPALDYVAGDLAKALSITPYTPQKVAVLLPLSGKYQNNGLAVKDGLVSAFLDSQTEFSSDTELVFYDTQSQAMETLYPQLEQDQIDFIVGPLLKSQLRSLLNLAPTQPVFALNDVQAGEQEQQFFFPLSPEDEAKQAAQFMAQREEQNPLLLAPQSSLGKRMAESFTEEWQTLSSSPVDVIYYANRNDLQRAVRKLLHTDMSQQRISQFKQILGQDLEAEVRSRSDANSLYLVGNNTETKLIKAFIDVTVSPFAVSPRLYASSRSYDKNDETSENELDGIYISEMPWILEQQSVNAIRHQQLWPSSSDSQKRLYALGYDAYSLISQLAQMRGYSDYQLNGLTGKLSVNQQGLVIRQLTWTQYKDGQLVPLEIQANTLQDQDIE, encoded by the coding sequence TTGAAACATAACCTGATCTCAGCGCTACGTTATCTCAGTTTAAGCCTTATGCTTTTGCTCGCAGCCTGTAGTAGTGGCCCAACCAAGCCGCCTATTGTTGCTATAGACCTTCCTTCTATTGCTGTTGCGCCTGAACATAATGCAGAGTTTTATTTGGATCAGGCTAGCATTGCGCCAGTAGAGCAAACCTTTGAATGGGAGCTCCTTGCAGCTAAGGCATACTACCAACAAGGCATGTTCCAAGCTGGTGATGCTGTAACCACATCCTTAAATAAACAAGCAAACACGGTACAACGTGGGGCAGGCTTGCGCTTAGTAAGCGCCTACGCTTTGGAGCTTCAAGGCCAATACACCCCGGCTTTAGCATTATTAGATTTTGACCCAGCCTGGCAACTACCCGATGACTATTGGTACGCCTATTTCCAAGCCCGCGGCAACATTTATCAAAAACAAAATAATCCTTTAGCTGCTTCTGGCGCTTTTATCGAGTTAGACCGTTATCTATCAGAAGAAGCCCGAGAAGCAAACCATCAAACCATATGGCAACTGCTTAAACCGCTTACCGCGTTTACTCTTCGCAGCTTTCAGCAGCCAGGTAACGAATTACGCAACGGCTGGTTAGAAATTGTTGCGATAAGTAACGAACCCAAGCAATCACCGGAGAAACTGGTAGCTAAACTACAAACTTGGAAAACCGAATATCCAGCTCACCCAGCGCTAGATTATGTAGCTGGTGACCTAGCGAAAGCGCTAAGCATTACTCCTTATACGCCACAAAAAGTTGCAGTTTTGCTGCCGTTAAGTGGTAAATACCAAAATAACGGTTTGGCGGTAAAAGACGGTTTAGTATCTGCCTTCTTAGATAGCCAAACAGAGTTTTCCAGTGATACCGAATTGGTGTTTTACGATACCCAATCCCAAGCAATGGAAACGCTCTATCCCCAGCTTGAGCAAGACCAAATCGATTTCATCGTTGGGCCGCTATTAAAATCGCAGTTACGCAGTTTATTAAACCTTGCTCCAACCCAGCCAGTGTTCGCTCTTAACGATGTGCAAGCTGGTGAACAGGAGCAACAGTTTTTCTTCCCACTCTCGCCTGAGGATGAAGCCAAACAAGCCGCTCAGTTTATGGCGCAACGTGAAGAGCAAAATCCACTGCTGTTAGCCCCACAAAGCAGCTTGGGCAAGCGCATGGCTGAGTCATTTACAGAAGAATGGCAAACCCTTTCTAGCTCTCCTGTAGATGTTATCTACTACGCTAACCGCAACGATCTACAGCGCGCAGTACGTAAATTGTTACATACCGATATGAGCCAGCAGCGTATTAGCCAGTTCAAGCAGATTTTGGGACAGGATTTAGAAGCTGAAGTACGCTCTAGAAGCGATGCAAACTCTCTGTATTTGGTGGGCAACAATACTGAAACTAAGCTAATTAAGGCGTTTATTGATGTAACCGTAAGCCCATTTGCAGTAAGCCCACGCTTATATGCCAGCTCGCGCAGCTACGACAAAAATGATGAAACCAGCGAAAACGAGTTAGACGGCATCTACATCAGCGAGATGCCTTGGATATTAGAGCAACAGTCGGTAAATGCGATTCGCCATCAGCAGCTTTGGCCTAGCTCTTCAGACTCGCAGAAACGTTTGTACGCTTTGGGTTATGATGCCTACTCGCTAATTAGTCAACTAGCTCAAATGCGCGGCTATTCAGACTATCAGCTAAATGGTTTAACCGGAAAACTCAGTGTTAACCAACAAGGTTTAGTGATACGACAACTCACGTGGACTCAATATAAAGATGGCCAACTGGTTCCCTTGGAAATCCAAGCTAACACGCTTCAAGACCAAGATATTGAATAA
- the rsmI gene encoding 16S rRNA (cytidine(1402)-2'-O)-methyltransferase, translated as MSAIGTLYIVATPIGNLADITQRAIQVLKDVSMIAAEDTRNTGRLLSHYEIGTRCVAVHDHNEQQKIAWLEQQVLDGNDIALVSDAGTPLINDPGYHLVNAFRAKGYPVVPLPGACAAIAALSVAGLPTDRFLYEGFLPAKTKARQERLDELRQETRTVVYYESPHRILDSLADIVSCLGEGRQVVLARELTKTFETIKSLPVAELLAWVKADPNQQKGEMVLIVAGYQKDSELLPVDALDTLKLLQTELPLKKAAALTAKIYGLKKNALYDYGLKHGE; from the coding sequence ATGTCAGCCATCGGTACTCTTTATATTGTAGCCACTCCTATCGGCAATTTAGCAGATATCACACAGCGTGCTATTCAAGTGCTAAAGGATGTGTCGATGATTGCAGCCGAAGATACGCGCAACACTGGCCGGTTATTGAGTCATTATGAAATTGGTACTCGCTGTGTGGCAGTACACGATCATAACGAGCAACAAAAAATAGCTTGGTTAGAGCAGCAAGTGCTAGATGGGAATGACATTGCGTTAGTCTCCGATGCAGGAACGCCACTGATTAATGATCCCGGCTACCACCTAGTTAATGCGTTTCGCGCTAAAGGCTACCCGGTTGTGCCGTTACCCGGCGCTTGCGCGGCTATTGCTGCATTGTCGGTAGCGGGTTTGCCTACAGATAGGTTTTTGTACGAAGGATTTTTACCAGCAAAAACCAAAGCACGCCAAGAGCGATTAGACGAACTTCGTCAAGAAACTCGCACAGTAGTGTATTACGAATCGCCTCACCGTATCTTAGATAGCCTCGCCGACATAGTTAGTTGCTTAGGGGAAGGTAGGCAAGTGGTGCTTGCTCGCGAACTAACTAAAACCTTTGAAACCATTAAATCATTGCCCGTTGCAGAGCTGCTTGCTTGGGTTAAAGCCGACCCCAACCAACAAAAAGGGGAGATGGTACTAATTGTGGCCGGTTACCAAAAAGACAGTGAGCTGTTACCGGTAGATGCCTTAGATACGCTTAAGTTATTGCAAACAGAGTTGCCACTAAAGAAGGCCGCAGCACTTACCGCTAAAATTTACGGTTTAAAGAAAAACGCCCTTTATGACTACGGACTAAAGCACGGCGAATAA
- the mraZ gene encoding division/cell wall cluster transcriptional repressor MraZ, with protein sequence MLRGASSINLDAKGRMTMPTRYREWLMEECHGQLVCTIDINHRCLLLYPLAEWEEIERKLKRLSSMNPAERRLQRLLLGYADDCEMDKNGRLLIPPPLRQHASLEKKIMLVGQLNKFELWSEEQWQQQIAADIALEEDVDMLTDNLKDFSL encoded by the coding sequence ATGTTACGCGGCGCTAGCTCAATCAACTTAGACGCGAAGGGACGCATGACTATGCCGACCCGATATCGCGAGTGGTTGATGGAAGAGTGTCACGGTCAATTGGTGTGCACCATTGATATAAATCATCGCTGTTTACTGCTTTACCCTTTAGCTGAATGGGAAGAAATTGAGCGTAAACTCAAACGTTTATCTAGCATGAACCCGGCTGAGCGTCGTTTGCAACGCTTGCTATTGGGTTATGCCGATGATTGCGAGATGGACAAAAATGGTCGTTTGTTAATTCCACCTCCGTTGCGTCAACACGCAAGTTTGGAGAAAAAAATAATGCTGGTTGGCCAGCTCAACAAATTTGAGCTGTGGTCAGAAGAGCAATGGCAGCAACAAATTGCTGCAGATATAGCCCTAGAAGAGGACGTTGATATGTTAACTGATAACCTAAAAGATTTTTCGCTTTAG
- the rsmH gene encoding 16S rRNA (cytosine(1402)-N(4))-methyltransferase RsmH: MSTEFVHTSVLLQECIDGLAIKEDGIYVDGTFGRGGHSRAILQQLGPKGRLIAIDRDPRAIEAAKQFADDPRFQIVHGPFSGIEQYITELGLAKKIDGVLLDLGVSSPQLDDAERGFSFLRDGPLDMRMDTSQGQTAAQWLTHAAEEDIAWVIKTFGEEKFGKRIAHGIVNAREETPLTSTLQLAKIIDEACPVKDKYKHPATRSFQAIRIYINSELDEIDTALLGAMNSLATDGRLAVISFHSLEDRMVKRFIRKQEKGQQFPRGLPLTEEQLASGRYLKSIGRAIKPSAAEIEVNPRSRSSVLRVAKRL, encoded by the coding sequence ATGAGTACTGAATTTGTTCACACCTCGGTACTGTTACAAGAGTGTATCGACGGCCTAGCCATTAAAGAAGATGGCATTTACGTGGATGGCACCTTTGGCAGAGGTGGGCACAGTCGCGCTATTTTACAGCAACTAGGTCCTAAAGGACGTTTGATTGCTATTGACCGTGACCCTCGCGCAATTGAAGCCGCTAAGCAGTTTGCCGACGACCCTCGTTTTCAAATTGTTCATGGCCCTTTTTCTGGCATTGAACAATACATTACAGAGTTGGGTCTAGCGAAAAAAATTGATGGCGTATTGCTGGATTTAGGCGTGTCGTCCCCGCAACTTGATGACGCTGAGCGTGGATTTAGCTTTTTGCGCGATGGCCCTTTAGATATGCGAATGGATACTTCGCAAGGACAAACTGCCGCTCAATGGCTAACTCATGCCGCGGAAGAAGACATTGCCTGGGTGATTAAAACCTTTGGCGAAGAGAAGTTTGGAAAACGAATTGCTCACGGGATTGTGAATGCCCGTGAAGAGACGCCTCTTACTAGCACTTTGCAGCTGGCCAAAATTATTGATGAAGCCTGCCCTGTTAAAGATAAATACAAACACCCAGCGACTCGCAGCTTTCAAGCTATTCGTATTTATATTAACAGCGAGTTAGATGAAATAGACACAGCCTTGCTCGGCGCCATGAATAGTTTAGCGACCGATGGCCGTTTAGCGGTGATTAGTTTTCATTCTTTAGAAGATCGTATGGTGAAGCGCTTTATTAGAAAGCAAGAAAAAGGCCAGCAGTTTCCTAGAGGCTTGCCGCTTACTGAAGAGCAGTTAGCTAGCGGACGTTATCTAAAGAGTATTGGCAGGGCGATAAAACCTAGCGCAGCAGAAATTGAAGTAAACCCGCGCTCACGTAGCTCGGTGTTGCGGGTAGCAAAACGTTTGTAA
- the ftsL gene encoding cell division protein FtsL → MDEVSRQPNLLRAILKDVWRNKQHFLLLVAAVVSAFCVVWTTHHTRMFVEQRESLMMSRDALNVEWRHLLIEQNALAEHSRVESIAKKRLDMHRPKIEEQVVITN, encoded by the coding sequence ATGGACGAGGTTAGCCGCCAGCCCAATTTATTGCGGGCGATTTTGAAAGATGTGTGGCGTAACAAGCAGCACTTTTTGTTGTTAGTGGCTGCGGTGGTTTCGGCCTTTTGTGTGGTGTGGACAACTCACCACACCAGAATGTTTGTCGAACAACGAGAATCATTAATGATGAGCCGGGATGCACTCAATGTTGAATGGCGACATTTATTAATAGAACAAAATGCGCTGGCTGAACACAGCCGCGTAGAGAGCATAGCTAAAAAGCGTTTAGATATGCACCGACCCAAAATTGAAGAACAAGTGGTAATCACAAACTAA
- a CDS encoding peptidoglycan glycosyltransferase FtsI → MNAKANKQGLFIHWRFVLVMAVVCLVFTALVSRAAYIQVIAPDKLIYEGDLRSIRTKTGYAERGVITDRLGNELAVSVPVRAIWADPKHVADQNSLANRDAWAALAKVLDTDVDSLQQRVSNPKRRFVYLQRQVSAAVADYVTKLKIKGVYLKPESRRFYPTGEVSAHLVGFTNIDDHGLEGIERSYDDWLTGEPGKRKVRKDRLGRVVEDLDVIHQAKQAQNIALSIDQRIQAIAYRELKKAVTETKATSGSVVVLDIETGEVLAMANSPSFNPNNRNEFQSYRYRNRAITDSYEPGSTVKPLSVIAALERDHIRSNSMINTSPGWMQIGGRRVRDSRNYGEISLTKVIQKSSNVATSQLALKVGVEGMLDTFYDVGFGNDAGLGLVGESGGQMPQRRRWSDFELATLSFGYGLMVTPLQLAQAYATMGAGGVFRPTSIIKLQQPATGERVFEQNKAQAVLEMMESVIQDGGTGQKAAVPGYRVAGKTGTSRKAVRGGYGDDYVAIFAGVAPVSNPKLAIAVFVNEPQTDRYYGGDVAAPVFSKVMQGGLQYLNVAPDDNTSQVVQLNGGNNGET, encoded by the coding sequence ATGAATGCTAAGGCAAATAAACAAGGACTGTTCATCCACTGGCGCTTTGTGCTAGTGATGGCAGTGGTTTGCTTAGTGTTTACTGCATTGGTGAGTCGTGCGGCTTATATTCAAGTTATTGCACCGGATAAGCTTATTTATGAAGGTGACTTACGCTCGATTCGCACCAAAACTGGCTATGCAGAACGTGGTGTAATTACTGACCGTTTAGGAAACGAGCTAGCCGTGAGTGTACCAGTGCGCGCTATTTGGGCCGATCCTAAACATGTGGCAGACCAAAATAGTTTAGCAAATCGTGATGCTTGGGCGGCCTTGGCTAAAGTATTAGATACCGACGTAGATAGCTTGCAACAACGAGTTAGCAATCCGAAACGTCGTTTTGTTTATTTACAGCGTCAAGTGAGTGCGGCAGTTGCTGATTATGTTACCAAACTCAAAATTAAAGGGGTTTACTTAAAACCTGAATCCCGTCGTTTTTATCCTACCGGCGAAGTGAGTGCTCACCTTGTTGGCTTCACTAATATCGATGACCACGGCTTAGAAGGTATTGAGCGTAGCTATGACGACTGGCTTACTGGTGAACCGGGTAAGCGTAAAGTACGCAAAGACCGCTTAGGTCGCGTAGTTGAAGATCTGGATGTTATTCATCAAGCCAAACAAGCGCAGAATATTGCTTTAAGTATTGACCAACGGATTCAAGCAATCGCTTATCGTGAGCTCAAAAAAGCCGTCACCGAGACCAAAGCTACGTCTGGCAGTGTGGTCGTGTTAGATATTGAAACTGGTGAAGTATTAGCTATGGCTAATAGCCCGTCTTTTAATCCTAACAATCGTAACGAGTTTCAAAGTTATCGCTATCGTAATCGTGCAATAACCGATAGCTATGAACCGGGCTCTACGGTTAAGCCACTATCGGTTATTGCGGCGCTTGAGCGCGACCATATTCGTTCAAACAGTATGATTAACACCAGCCCTGGTTGGATGCAGATTGGCGGGCGTAGAGTTCGAGATTCGCGTAACTACGGTGAAATTAGTTTAACCAAAGTCATTCAAAAATCGAGCAACGTTGCCACTAGCCAATTAGCCCTAAAAGTGGGCGTAGAGGGGATGCTTGATACATTTTACGATGTGGGTTTTGGTAACGATGCTGGTTTAGGTTTAGTCGGCGAATCGGGCGGTCAAATGCCGCAGCGTCGCCGTTGGTCAGATTTTGAACTAGCTACCTTGTCATTTGGCTATGGCTTAATGGTTACTCCTCTGCAACTCGCCCAAGCTTACGCAACGATGGGAGCTGGTGGAGTATTTCGACCAACATCCATCATTAAGTTACAGCAGCCAGCAACAGGCGAGAGAGTGTTTGAGCAAAACAAAGCACAAGCTGTATTGGAGATGATGGAATCGGTTATTCAAGATGGTGGTACCGGGCAGAAAGCCGCAGTACCTGGTTATCGTGTAGCCGGTAAAACTGGTACCAGCCGTAAAGCGGTTCGTGGTGGCTATGGTGATGATTACGTTGCTATTTTTGCAGGTGTTGCTCCAGTGAGTAACCCTAAACTTGCCATTGCTGTATTTGTTAATGAACCACAAACCGACCGCTATTATGGCGGCGATGTTGCTGCTCCAGTTTTCTCGAAAGTGATGCAAGGCGGATTACAGTATTTAAATGTTGCCCCCGATGACAATACCAGCCAAGTGGTACAGCTAAATGGAGGCAATAATGGTGAAACCTAG
- the murE gene encoding UDP-N-acetylmuramoyl-L-alanyl-D-glutamate--2,6-diaminopimelate ligase — MVKPSLSTLLAKFSVTVAPDIGFNHLSLNSREIEQGDIFVAVKGHQVDGRNYIDSAISAGAVAVLADADDEKSHGQIVWHKQVACIYFWRLNQQLSQLASAAYFPDGNPLTLVGVTGTNGKSTVTHLIANLAKLSGIRAAVMGTLGNGEPGKLVASENTTADAITIQRQLCEMNQQGYELVAMEVSSHGLVQQRVASVPFKVAIFTNLSRDHLDYHGSMAEYGRAKQALFNWPSLECRLINADDGFGKQLLQHYPSAQSLSLEDSTADWQIANLQFSELGASGYLFSPQTRHEKLTFKSPLLGRFNADNLLSAIACLQFLGLPLESLLTQLPALSAVPGRMELFAGKRSVVVDYAHTPDALEKALTALRQHCSGELICIFGCGGDRDKGKRPLMAEIAERLADQVIVTDDNPRFEDPQTITDDILLGFNQAEAVTIIHDRCEAIAHALTHSRDKDIILVAGKGHESYQIIGAEVRDYDERAVVKQLVGAKA; from the coding sequence ATGGTGAAACCTAGTTTGTCTACATTGTTAGCGAAATTTTCGGTAACGGTTGCCCCAGACATCGGCTTTAACCACCTCTCTCTAAATAGCAGAGAGATTGAGCAAGGCGATATATTTGTTGCGGTTAAAGGCCACCAAGTTGATGGTCGTAACTATATTGATTCAGCGATTAGTGCTGGAGCTGTGGCGGTACTTGCTGATGCGGATGATGAAAAATCTCATGGTCAAATAGTATGGCACAAGCAAGTTGCCTGCATTTACTTTTGGCGCTTGAACCAACAGTTATCACAACTGGCGTCAGCGGCCTATTTCCCAGACGGCAATCCGCTTACTTTAGTCGGTGTTACTGGTACCAACGGCAAAAGCACTGTAACCCATTTAATTGCTAACTTGGCAAAGCTAAGTGGCATTCGTGCTGCAGTGATGGGAACATTGGGTAATGGTGAGCCAGGTAAGCTGGTTGCGAGTGAAAACACCACTGCTGACGCGATTACTATTCAGCGCCAGCTTTGTGAAATGAATCAGCAAGGTTATGAACTAGTCGCTATGGAAGTATCGTCGCACGGTTTGGTGCAGCAGCGAGTGGCGAGTGTGCCATTCAAGGTTGCTATATTCACTAACCTTAGCCGAGACCACCTTGATTACCATGGCAGCATGGCTGAGTATGGCCGCGCGAAACAAGCCTTATTTAACTGGCCAAGTTTAGAATGTCGTTTAATCAATGCCGATGATGGTTTTGGCAAGCAGTTGCTACAGCACTATCCAAGTGCTCAATCTTTGTCGCTAGAAGATAGCACTGCTGATTGGCAAATCGCTAACCTGCAGTTCAGCGAGTTAGGGGCAAGCGGTTATTTGTTTAGCCCACAAACAAGGCATGAAAAGCTTACTTTTAAGAGTCCGCTTTTAGGGCGTTTTAATGCTGATAATTTACTAAGTGCTATAGCTTGTTTGCAGTTCTTAGGTCTTCCATTAGAAAGTTTACTTACTCAGTTACCTGCTCTTAGCGCGGTACCTGGTCGAATGGAGTTATTTGCCGGTAAACGTTCGGTGGTGGTTGATTACGCGCATACGCCTGACGCCTTAGAAAAAGCCTTAACAGCCCTGCGCCAGCATTGTAGCGGCGAGCTTATTTGTATTTTTGGTTGCGGCGGCGACAGAGATAAGGGTAAACGGCCTTTAATGGCAGAAATAGCCGAGCGCTTGGCAGACCAAGTTATTGTTACCGACGACAACCCTCGTTTTGAAGATCCTCAAACGATTACCGACGATATATTGCTTGGCTTTAATCAAGCTGAAGCCGTAACCATTATTCACGATCGCTGTGAGGCGATTGCACATGCGCTTACGCACTCTCGTGATAAAGATATTATTTTGGTGGCTGGTAAAGGCCATGAAAGCTATCAAATTATTGGTGCTGAAGTGCGTGACTATGATGAACGCGCAGTCGTTAAGCAGCTAGTGGGGGCTAAAGCATGA